The following proteins come from a genomic window of Triticum aestivum cultivar Chinese Spring chromosome 6A, IWGSC CS RefSeq v2.1, whole genome shotgun sequence:
- the LOC123128095 gene encoding transcription factor EAT1 has product MIAEGGYFDGSRDAILMAGSLIHDSLDSICDSTEIAQGNFHGPSFFIEDICNPTNLTSEPARTINHIQHRAEFDMDQDLHGHMIQETQVETSNWVPAMFGTQNHIISQQSIEQQMDDYDAASYPDGAHTTAPDLLNLLQIPRYSMTTAFPSTEHIFGDPGQNAGNQLDINNDVLGRAIHDSGMMLGDLTLPLQYNGNQSHLFKDLYHSLPQSFGLFSSDDERDRTMGVVGAAGNILQEIDGRQFGSPKLGRSKKGGFGKAKANFATEKERREQINVKYGALRSLLPSPTKNDRASIVGDAIEYINELNRTLKELTSLVEGDTKHRMKMLKLDDAARDNGESSSLQQVKDDQDSQLNGAIRSSWIQRRSKECHVDVRIVGNEINIKFTEKKKTNSLLCAAKVTDEFRLELIHVVGGIIGDQHIFMFNTKISEGSSVYASALASKLLRAMEMEHLAVDIFS; this is encoded by the exons ATGATTGCTGAGGGAGGTTATTTTGATGGTTCCAGAGATGCTATCCTCATGGCAGGATCACTGATTCATGATTCCCTGGACTCTATTTGTGACAGTACAGAGATTGCGCAAGGAAACTTCCACGGTCCCTCCTTTTTCATAGAAGATATATGCAATCCAACCAATCTTACCTCTGAGCCTGCACGAACTATCAACCATATACAACATCGGGCTGAATTTGACATGGATCAGGATCTTCACGGCCACATGATACAGGAGACCCAGGTAGAAACTTCAAATTGGGTTCCTGCAATGTTCGGTACCCAAAATCATATCATCAGTCAACAGTCAATTGAACAACAAATGGATGACTATGATGCTGCATCATATCCAGATGGTGCTCACACAACTGCACCTGATCTCCTAAATCTTCTACAGATCCCAAGGTACAGTATGACTACTGCATTCCCTTCGACAGAACATATCTTTGGTGATCCAGGGCAGAATGCTGGCAACCAATTGGACATCAACAATGATGTTCTGGGAAGAGCAATTCATGACAGTGGGATGATGCTCGGTGATTTAACTCTACCATTACAATATAATGGTAATCAATCTCACCTATTCAAGGATCTCTATCATTCACTTCCGCAAAGTTTTGGGCTGTTCTCCAGTGATGATGAGAGAGATCGGACGATGGGGGTAGTAGGAGCTGCAGGAAATATTCTCCAAGAGATAGACGGGAGGCAGTTTGGTAGTCCCAAACTGGGAAGAAGTAAGAAAGGTGGCTTTGGCAAGGCAAAAGCTAACTTTGCAACTGAAAAAGAGAGGAGGGAGCAGATAAATGTGAAATATGGGGCTTTAAGATCACTGCTGCCAAGCCCTACGAAG AATGACCGAGCCTCTATAGTTGGAGATGCCATCGAATACATCAATGAGCTGAACAGAACATTGAAGGAACTGACAAGTTTGGTGGAAGGCGATACCAAACATAGGATGAAGATGCTTAAGTTGGATGACGCAGCACGTGACAACGGAGAAAGTTCGTCGCTGCAGCAAGTGAAGGACGATCAAGACAGTCAGCTGAATGGAGCTATAAGGAGCTCATGGATACAAAGGAGGTCCAAGGAATGCCATGTTGATGTCCGCATAGTTGGTAATGAGATCAACATCAAGTTCACTGAAAAGAAGAAGACTAATTCTTTGCTTTGTGCTGCAAAGGTTACTGATGAGTTTCGTCTTGAACTCATCCATGTTGTTGGGGGGATTATTGGAGATCAACATATATTCATGTTCAACACAAAG ATATCTGAGGGCTCCTCGGTCTATGCCAGTGCGTTGGCTTCGAAGCTCCTCCGAGCTATGGAGATGGAGCATCTCGCTGTTGATATCTTCAGTTAG
- the LOC123128097 gene encoding cell division cycle 20.2, cofactor of APC complex — MDAGSHSISSGKNSAAAVQRPPLQEAGSRPYMPPLSTTSRNPAAKCYGDRFIPDRSAMDMDMAHYLLTETKKDKENAAAIAASPSKEAYRRLLAEKLLNNRTRILAFRNKPPEPENVFAADTVSSHQAKPAKQRRYIPQSAERTLDAPDLVDDYYLNLMDWGSSNVLSIALGDTMYLWDASSGSTSELVTVEEDNGPITSVSWAPDGRHLAIGLNSSDIQLWDTSSNRLLRTLKGVHESRVGSLAWNNNILTTGGMDGRIVNNDVRIRDHAVQTYQGHSQEVCGLKWSGSGQQLASGGNDNLLHIWDVSMASSMPSAGRNQWLHRLEDHMAAVKALAWCPFQSNLLATGGGGSDRCIKFWNTHTGACLNSVDTGSQVCSLLWNKNERELLSSHGFTQNQLTLWKYPSMVKMAELTGHTSRVLFMAQSPDGCTVASAAADETLRFWNVFGTPEVTKPAPKASQSGMFSSSFAHIR; from the exons ATGGACGCAGGCTCCCACTCGATCTCTTCCGGCAAGAACAGCGCCGCCGCGGTGCAGCGCCCGCCGCTCCAGGAGGCCGGCTCCCGCCCCTACATGCCACCGCTCAGCACCACCTCGCGCAACCCGGCGGCCAAGTGCTAC GGGGACAGGTTCATCCCGGACCGGTCAGCGATGGACATGGACATGGCGCACTACCTGCTCACGGAGAccaagaaggacaaggagaacgcGGCGGCCATCGCGGCGTCCCCCTCCAAGGAGGCGTACCGGAGGCTTCTCGCGGAGAAGCTGCTCAACAACCGGACGCGGATCCTCGCCTTCAGGAACAAGCCGCCGGAGCCGGAAAACGTCTTCGCTGCCGACACGGTTTCTTCTCACCAGGCCAAGCCGGCCAAGCAGAGGCGCTACATTCCCCAG TCTGCCGAGAGGACTCTGGATGCACCGGACCTCGTCGACGACTACTACCTCAACCTGATGGACTGGGGGAGCAGCAACGTGTTGTCCATTGCTCTGGGCGACACCATGTACTTGTGGGACGCATCCAGTGGATCAACATCTGAGCTTGTGACAGTTGAGGAGGACAATGGCCCCATCACCAGCGTCAGCTGGGCTCCTGATGGCCGCCATCTTGCTATTGGGCTCAACTCGTCTGACATTCAGCTCTGGGACACCAGCTCCAACCGCCTG TTGAGGACTCTGAAAGGTGTGCATGAGTCAAGGGTCGGTTCGCTGGCATGGAACAACAACATCCTGACGACTGGCGGCATGGACGGTAGGATTGTGAACAACGACGTAAGGATCAGGGACCATGCCGTGCAGACGTACCAGGGGCACAGCCAGGAGGTGTGCGGGCTCAAGTGGTCAGGCTCAGGGCAGCAACTGGCGAGCGGTGGCAACGACAACCTTTTGCACATTTGGGACGTGTCGATGGCATCCTCCATGCCGTCCGCAGGCCGCAACCAGTGGCTGCACAGGCTTGAGGACCACATGGCTGCGGTGAAGGCGCTCGCATGGTGCCCATTCCAGAGCAACCTGCTGGCaactggcggtggcggcagcgaccGCTGCATCAAGTTCTGGAACACACACACCGGTGCATGCCTCAACTCTGTTGATACTGGATCGCAGGTGTGCTCCCTTCTGTGGAACAAGAATGAGAGAGAGCTGCTGAGCTCACACGGATTCACCCAGAACCAGCTGACATTGTGGAAGTACCCTTCCATGGTCAAGATGGCTGAACTCACTGGCCATACCTCCCGTGTCCTCTTCATGGCACAG AGTCCTGATGGTTGCACGGTAGCATCTGCTGCTGCGGACGAGACCCTCCGCTTCTGGAACGTGTTTGGCACTCCTGAGGTAACCAAGCCTGCACCCAAGGCTTCACAGTCCGGCATGTTCAGCAGCAGCTTCGCCCATATCCGATGA
- the LOC123128098 gene encoding myb family transcription factor PHL11 translates to MFEGMERAGYGVGAGVVLSRDPKPRLRWTPDLHERFVEAVTKLGGPDKATPKSVLRLMGMKGLTLYHLKSHLQKYRMGKQSKKDTGFETNRAFAAQGISFSSAMPPNVPSAGNNTTGETPLADALRYQIEVQRKLHEQLEVQKKLQMRIEAQGKYLQTILEKAQKNLSYEAGGDATLETTRSQLTDFNLALSGFMDDATQACQQNGGELAKALSDDGLRAGNLGFQLYHGGEDVKCATDEDLLLLDLNIKGGYDHRLSAHGMRRGAVDLAVGQHRR, encoded by the exons ATGTTCGAGGGGATGGAGCGGGCGGGGTACGGCGTGGGCGCCGGGGTGGTGCTGTCGCGGGACCCCAAGCCCCGGCTGCGCTGGACGCCCGACCTGCACGAGCGCTTCGTGGAGGCCGTCACCAAGCTCGGCGGGCCCGACA AGGCGACGCCCAAGTCGGTGCTGAGACTGATGGGCATGAAAGGGCTCACCTTGTACCACCTCAAGAGTCATCTTCAGAAATACAGGATGGGAAAGCAGAGCAAGAAAGACACAGGCTTCGAAACCAACAGAG CCTTCGCCGCACAGGGCATCAGTTTCTCCTCTGCGATGCCTCCCAACGTTCCGTCCGCCGGGAATAACACTACGGG AGAAACGCCACTCGCGGACGCATTGAGATATCAAATCGAAGTCCAAAGGAAGTTGCACGAACAGCTTGAG GTTCAGAAGAAGCTGCAAATGCGCATCGAGGCGCAAGGGAAGTACCTGCAGACGATCCTGGAGAAGGCCCAGAAGAACCTCTCGTACGAAGCAGGCGGAGACGCAACCCTAGAGACAACCAGGTCGCAGCTCACCGACTTCAACCTAGCTCTCTCGGGGTTCATGGACGACGCGACGCAGGCGTGCCAGCAGAACGGCGGGGAGCTGGCCAAGGCCTTGTCCGACGACGGCCTCAGAGCCGGCAACCTGGGCTTCCAGCTCTACCACGGCGGCGAGGACGTGAAATGCGCCACGGACGAGGACCTGCTCCTGCTGGACCTGAACATCAAAGGTGGGTACGATCACCGGCTGTCCGCCCACGGCATGCGGCGCGGCGCGGTGGACCTGGCGGTCGGCCAGCACCGGAGGTAA
- the LOC542794 gene encoding ubiquinol oxidase 1c, mitochondrial, whose protein sequence is MPSWRALARRQRHVIPSPSQSLARPQVLEPATTSFASRAAAHQAGSSSSAMSSRVAGSVLLRHLGPRVFGPTTPAAQRPLLAGGEGGAVAVAMWARPLSTSAAEAAREEATASKDNVASTAAATAEAMQAAKADAVQAAKEGKSPAASSYWGIVPAKLVNKDGAEWKWSCFRPWEAYTSDTTIDLSKHHKPKVLLDKIAYWTVKSLRVPTDIFFQRRYGCRAMMLETVAAVPGMVGGMLLHLRSLRRFEQSGGWIRALLEEAENERMHLMTFMEVANPKWYERALVLAVQGVFFNAYFLGYIVSPKFAHRVVGYLEEEAIHSYTEFLRDLEAGRIENVPAPRIAIDYWRLPADARLKDVVTVVRADEAHHRDVNHFAADIHFQGLELNKTPAPLGYH, encoded by the exons ATGCCATCGTGGCGCGCGCTGGCTCGGCGACAGCGACACGTCATCCCGTCACCCTCTCAGAGCTTGGCACGTCCGCAGGTTCTCGAGCCTGCGACCACGAGTTTCGCGAGCAGAGCGGCAGCCCACCAAGCAGGCTCGTCATCTTCGGCGATGAGCTCCCGCGTCGCCGGATCCGTCCTCCTCCGCCACCTGGGCCCGCGCGTCTTCGGGCCGACCACTCCGGCCGCGCAGAGGCCCCTGCTTGCcggaggggaagggggcgccgTGGCCGTGGCCATGTGGGCGCGGCCGCTGTCCACCTCCGCCGCcgaggcggcgagggaggaggcgaCCGCGTCCAAGGACAACGTGGCGAGCACCGCCGCCGCGACGGCCGAGGCGATGCAGGCCGCCAAGGCCGACGCTGTGCAGGCCGCGAAGGAGGGCAAGAGCCCCGCGGCGAGCAGCTACTGGGGCATCGTGCCTGCCAAGCTGGTGAACAAGGACGGCGCCGAGTGGAAGTGGTCTTGCTTCAGG CCGTGGGAGGCGTACACGTCGGACACGACCATCGATCTCTCCAAGCACCACAAGCCCAAGGTGCTGCTCGACAAGATCGCCTACTGGACCGTCAAGTCGCTGCGCGTGCCCACCGACATCTTCTTCCAG CGGAGGTACGGGTGCCGGGCGATGATGCTGGAGACGGTGGCGGCGGTGCCGGGGATGGTGGGCGGGATGCTGCTGCACCTGCGGTCGCTGCGGCGGTTCGAGCAGAGCGGCGGGTGGATCCGGGCGCTGCTGGAGGAGGCGGAGAACGAGCGGATGCACCTGATGACCTTCATGGAGGTGGCCAACCCCAAGTGGTACGAGCGCGCGCTGGTGCTGGCGGTGCAGGGCGTCTTCTTCAACGCCTACTTCCTGGGGTACATCGTGTCCCCCAAGTTCGCGCACCGCGTCGTGGGCTACCTggaggaggaggccatccactccTACACCGAGTTCCTCCGCGACCTGGAGGCCGGCAGGATCGAGAACGTccccgccccgcgcatcgccatcgaCTACTGGCGCCTCCCCGCCGACGCCAGGCTCAAGGACGTCGTCACCGTCGTGCGCGCCGACGAGGCGCACCACCGCGATGTCAACCACTTCGCCGCG GACATCCATTTCCAGGGGCTGGAGCTCAACAAGACGCCTGCCCCGCTAGGATATCACTGA
- the LOC123128099 gene encoding polyamine transporter PUT1 isoform X1, whose amino-acid sequence MGSVGPPEVALSSPPPPPVVAAAAAAGAGSADGGQEQKPAQNGGPAAGAAPAMGEEGTEYRGLPGGAGAAPAPAPSPASLSIVPLIFIIFYEVSGGPFGIEDSVGAAGPLLAIAGFLALPVIWSVPEALITAELGTMFPENSGYVVWVASALGPYWGFQQGWMKWLSGVIDNALYPVLFLDYLKSGVPALGGGAPRTGAVLGLTALLTLLNYRGLTVVGWAAISLGVFSLLPFLVMGFISIPKLRPARWLEVDLHNVDWNLYLNTLFWNLNYWDSISTLSGEIRNPAKTLPKALFYAVIFVVVGYLYPLLTGTGAVPLDRGQWTDGYFADIAKVLGGAWLMWWMQAAAAMSNMGMFVAEMSSDSYQLLGMAERGMLPAFFATRSRYGTPLVGILFSASGVLLLSTMSFQEIVAAENFLYCFGMLLEFLSFVLLRVRRPDAPRPYRVPLGTAGCVAMLVPATALIVAVLALSTLKVALVSLGAVAVGLVLQPVLKFVEKKRWLRFSVNSDLPGIDVALQPAAPDEPLIV is encoded by the coding sequence CAGAAGCCCGCCCAGAACGGCGGACCAGCGGCCGGCGCCGCACCGGCGATGGGCGAGGAAGGCACGGAGTACCGGGGCCTCCCTGGCGGCGCGGgcgccgcgcccgcgccagcgcCGTCGCCGGCGTCGCTCTCGATCGTGCcgctcatcttcatcatcttctacgAGGTCTCCGGCGGGCCGTTCGGGATCGAGGACAGCGTGGGCGCGGCGGGGCCGCTCCTCGCCATCGCGGGCTTCCTCGCCCTCCCCGTCATCTGGAGCGTCCCGGAGGCGCTCATCACGGCGGAGCTGGGCACCATGTTCCCGGAGAACAGCGGCTACGTCGTGTGGGTCGCCTCGGCGCTCGGCCCCTACTGGGGGTTCCAGCAGGGCTGGATGAAGTGGCTCAGCGGCGTCATCGACAACGCTCTCTACCCCGTCCTCTTCTTGGACTACCTCAAGTCCGGCGTCCCGGCGCTGGGCGGAGGCGCGCCCAGGACGGGCGCTGTCCTTGGGCTGACCGCGCTGCTGACGCTCCTCAACTACCGCGGGCTCACCGTCGTTGGCTGGGCTGCCATCAGCCTCGGGGTCTTCTCCCTCTTGCCTTTCCTCGTCATGGGCTTCATCTCCATCCCCAAGCTCCGGCCGGCGAGGTGGCTTGAGGTCGATCTCCACAACGTGGACTGGAACCTGTACCTGAACACTCTGTTCTGGAACCTCAACTACTGGGACTCGATCAGCACCTTGTCCGGCGAGATCAGGAACCCTGCCAAGACTCTGCCCAAGGCCCTGTTCTACGCGGTCATCTTCGTGGTCGTCGGCTACCTGTACCCTCTCCTCACCGGGACCGGCGCGGTGCCTCTGGACAGGGGGCAGTGGACGGACGGCTACTTCGCGGACATCGCGAAGGTGCTCGGCGGCGCGTGGCTGATGTGGTGgatgcaggcggcggcggcgatgtccaaCATGGGCATGTTCGTGGCGGAGATGAGCAGCGACTCGTACCAGCTCCTGGGCATGGCGGAGCGGGGCATGCTGCCGGCCTTCTTCGCGACCCGGTCGCGGTACGGGACCCCGCTGGTCGGCATCCTCTTCTCGGCCTCCGGCGTGCTGCTGCTGTCCACGATGAGCTTCCAGGAGATCGTGGCGGCCGAGAACTTCCTCTACTGCTTCGGCATGCTCCTCGAGTTCCTGTCGTTCGTCCTGCTGCGGGTGAGGCGGCCCGACGCCCCGCGGCCGTACAGGGTGCCGCTGGGCACAGCCGGGTGCGTGGCGATGCTGGTGCCCGCGACGGCGCTGATCGTGGCGGTGCTCGCGCTGTCGACGCTCAAGGTGGCGCTGGTGAGCCTCGGCGCCGTGGCTGTCGGGCTCGTGCTGCAGCCGGTGCTCAAGTTCGTGGAGAAGAAGCGGTGGCTCAGGTTCTCCGTCAACTCGGACCTCCCCGGCATCGACGTGGCGCTCCAGCCCGCCGCTCCCGACGAGCCGTTGATCGTGTAG
- the LOC123128099 gene encoding polyamine transporter PUT1 isoform X2, with translation MGSVGPPEVALSSPPPPPVVAAAAAAGAGSADGGQEKPAQNGGPAAGAAPAMGEEGTEYRGLPGGAGAAPAPAPSPASLSIVPLIFIIFYEVSGGPFGIEDSVGAAGPLLAIAGFLALPVIWSVPEALITAELGTMFPENSGYVVWVASALGPYWGFQQGWMKWLSGVIDNALYPVLFLDYLKSGVPALGGGAPRTGAVLGLTALLTLLNYRGLTVVGWAAISLGVFSLLPFLVMGFISIPKLRPARWLEVDLHNVDWNLYLNTLFWNLNYWDSISTLSGEIRNPAKTLPKALFYAVIFVVVGYLYPLLTGTGAVPLDRGQWTDGYFADIAKVLGGAWLMWWMQAAAAMSNMGMFVAEMSSDSYQLLGMAERGMLPAFFATRSRYGTPLVGILFSASGVLLLSTMSFQEIVAAENFLYCFGMLLEFLSFVLLRVRRPDAPRPYRVPLGTAGCVAMLVPATALIVAVLALSTLKVALVSLGAVAVGLVLQPVLKFVEKKRWLRFSVNSDLPGIDVALQPAAPDEPLIV, from the coding sequence AAGCCCGCCCAGAACGGCGGACCAGCGGCCGGCGCCGCACCGGCGATGGGCGAGGAAGGCACGGAGTACCGGGGCCTCCCTGGCGGCGCGGgcgccgcgcccgcgccagcgcCGTCGCCGGCGTCGCTCTCGATCGTGCcgctcatcttcatcatcttctacgAGGTCTCCGGCGGGCCGTTCGGGATCGAGGACAGCGTGGGCGCGGCGGGGCCGCTCCTCGCCATCGCGGGCTTCCTCGCCCTCCCCGTCATCTGGAGCGTCCCGGAGGCGCTCATCACGGCGGAGCTGGGCACCATGTTCCCGGAGAACAGCGGCTACGTCGTGTGGGTCGCCTCGGCGCTCGGCCCCTACTGGGGGTTCCAGCAGGGCTGGATGAAGTGGCTCAGCGGCGTCATCGACAACGCTCTCTACCCCGTCCTCTTCTTGGACTACCTCAAGTCCGGCGTCCCGGCGCTGGGCGGAGGCGCGCCCAGGACGGGCGCTGTCCTTGGGCTGACCGCGCTGCTGACGCTCCTCAACTACCGCGGGCTCACCGTCGTTGGCTGGGCTGCCATCAGCCTCGGGGTCTTCTCCCTCTTGCCTTTCCTCGTCATGGGCTTCATCTCCATCCCCAAGCTCCGGCCGGCGAGGTGGCTTGAGGTCGATCTCCACAACGTGGACTGGAACCTGTACCTGAACACTCTGTTCTGGAACCTCAACTACTGGGACTCGATCAGCACCTTGTCCGGCGAGATCAGGAACCCTGCCAAGACTCTGCCCAAGGCCCTGTTCTACGCGGTCATCTTCGTGGTCGTCGGCTACCTGTACCCTCTCCTCACCGGGACCGGCGCGGTGCCTCTGGACAGGGGGCAGTGGACGGACGGCTACTTCGCGGACATCGCGAAGGTGCTCGGCGGCGCGTGGCTGATGTGGTGgatgcaggcggcggcggcgatgtccaaCATGGGCATGTTCGTGGCGGAGATGAGCAGCGACTCGTACCAGCTCCTGGGCATGGCGGAGCGGGGCATGCTGCCGGCCTTCTTCGCGACCCGGTCGCGGTACGGGACCCCGCTGGTCGGCATCCTCTTCTCGGCCTCCGGCGTGCTGCTGCTGTCCACGATGAGCTTCCAGGAGATCGTGGCGGCCGAGAACTTCCTCTACTGCTTCGGCATGCTCCTCGAGTTCCTGTCGTTCGTCCTGCTGCGGGTGAGGCGGCCCGACGCCCCGCGGCCGTACAGGGTGCCGCTGGGCACAGCCGGGTGCGTGGCGATGCTGGTGCCCGCGACGGCGCTGATCGTGGCGGTGCTCGCGCTGTCGACGCTCAAGGTGGCGCTGGTGAGCCTCGGCGCCGTGGCTGTCGGGCTCGTGCTGCAGCCGGTGCTCAAGTTCGTGGAGAAGAAGCGGTGGCTCAGGTTCTCCGTCAACTCGGACCTCCCCGGCATCGACGTGGCGCTCCAGCCCGCCGCTCCCGACGAGCCGTTGATCGTGTAG
- the LOC123128099 gene encoding polyamine transporter PUT1 isoform X3 — MGEEGTEYRGLPGGAGAAPAPAPSPASLSIVPLIFIIFYEVSGGPFGIEDSVGAAGPLLAIAGFLALPVIWSVPEALITAELGTMFPENSGYVVWVASALGPYWGFQQGWMKWLSGVIDNALYPVLFLDYLKSGVPALGGGAPRTGAVLGLTALLTLLNYRGLTVVGWAAISLGVFSLLPFLVMGFISIPKLRPARWLEVDLHNVDWNLYLNTLFWNLNYWDSISTLSGEIRNPAKTLPKALFYAVIFVVVGYLYPLLTGTGAVPLDRGQWTDGYFADIAKVLGGAWLMWWMQAAAAMSNMGMFVAEMSSDSYQLLGMAERGMLPAFFATRSRYGTPLVGILFSASGVLLLSTMSFQEIVAAENFLYCFGMLLEFLSFVLLRVRRPDAPRPYRVPLGTAGCVAMLVPATALIVAVLALSTLKVALVSLGAVAVGLVLQPVLKFVEKKRWLRFSVNSDLPGIDVALQPAAPDEPLIV, encoded by the coding sequence ATGGGCGAGGAAGGCACGGAGTACCGGGGCCTCCCTGGCGGCGCGGgcgccgcgcccgcgccagcgcCGTCGCCGGCGTCGCTCTCGATCGTGCcgctcatcttcatcatcttctacgAGGTCTCCGGCGGGCCGTTCGGGATCGAGGACAGCGTGGGCGCGGCGGGGCCGCTCCTCGCCATCGCGGGCTTCCTCGCCCTCCCCGTCATCTGGAGCGTCCCGGAGGCGCTCATCACGGCGGAGCTGGGCACCATGTTCCCGGAGAACAGCGGCTACGTCGTGTGGGTCGCCTCGGCGCTCGGCCCCTACTGGGGGTTCCAGCAGGGCTGGATGAAGTGGCTCAGCGGCGTCATCGACAACGCTCTCTACCCCGTCCTCTTCTTGGACTACCTCAAGTCCGGCGTCCCGGCGCTGGGCGGAGGCGCGCCCAGGACGGGCGCTGTCCTTGGGCTGACCGCGCTGCTGACGCTCCTCAACTACCGCGGGCTCACCGTCGTTGGCTGGGCTGCCATCAGCCTCGGGGTCTTCTCCCTCTTGCCTTTCCTCGTCATGGGCTTCATCTCCATCCCCAAGCTCCGGCCGGCGAGGTGGCTTGAGGTCGATCTCCACAACGTGGACTGGAACCTGTACCTGAACACTCTGTTCTGGAACCTCAACTACTGGGACTCGATCAGCACCTTGTCCGGCGAGATCAGGAACCCTGCCAAGACTCTGCCCAAGGCCCTGTTCTACGCGGTCATCTTCGTGGTCGTCGGCTACCTGTACCCTCTCCTCACCGGGACCGGCGCGGTGCCTCTGGACAGGGGGCAGTGGACGGACGGCTACTTCGCGGACATCGCGAAGGTGCTCGGCGGCGCGTGGCTGATGTGGTGgatgcaggcggcggcggcgatgtccaaCATGGGCATGTTCGTGGCGGAGATGAGCAGCGACTCGTACCAGCTCCTGGGCATGGCGGAGCGGGGCATGCTGCCGGCCTTCTTCGCGACCCGGTCGCGGTACGGGACCCCGCTGGTCGGCATCCTCTTCTCGGCCTCCGGCGTGCTGCTGCTGTCCACGATGAGCTTCCAGGAGATCGTGGCGGCCGAGAACTTCCTCTACTGCTTCGGCATGCTCCTCGAGTTCCTGTCGTTCGTCCTGCTGCGGGTGAGGCGGCCCGACGCCCCGCGGCCGTACAGGGTGCCGCTGGGCACAGCCGGGTGCGTGGCGATGCTGGTGCCCGCGACGGCGCTGATCGTGGCGGTGCTCGCGCTGTCGACGCTCAAGGTGGCGCTGGTGAGCCTCGGCGCCGTGGCTGTCGGGCTCGTGCTGCAGCCGGTGCTCAAGTTCGTGGAGAAGAAGCGGTGGCTCAGGTTCTCCGTCAACTCGGACCTCCCCGGCATCGACGTGGCGCTCCAGCCCGCCGCTCCCGACGAGCCGTTGATCGTGTAG